In Pseudomonas sp. PDM14, a genomic segment contains:
- a CDS encoding pseudouridine synthase, whose translation MPAPSPNVRPSILHLPAGPWATVLDCLCAHFPAISRDTWLDRMARSRVLDAAGAAIGPAHAYREGLRVQYFREVAVETPIPFAEQVLHADADLVVADKPHFLSVMPAGEYVEETLQARLTRRLGNPHLVPLHRIDRHTAGLVLFSANPQTRGRYQALFRERQIDKRYEAIAPALPELEFPLQRATRLVASEPFFRMQEGPGEPNTETRIEVIERNGALWRYRLFPVTGKKHQLRVHMAALGAGICNDTFYPSLRDERDEADDYSRPLKLLAQALDFVDPLSGEPRHFESGLTLDWPTL comes from the coding sequence ATGCCAGCCCCGTCCCCGAACGTTCGCCCGAGCATCCTGCACCTGCCGGCCGGCCCCTGGGCCACGGTGCTCGACTGCCTGTGCGCGCACTTCCCGGCGATCAGCCGCGATACCTGGCTCGACCGCATGGCCCGCAGCCGCGTGCTGGATGCCGCTGGCGCCGCCATCGGCCCGGCGCATGCCTATCGCGAAGGCTTGCGCGTGCAGTATTTCCGCGAGGTTGCGGTGGAAACGCCGATCCCCTTCGCGGAGCAGGTGCTGCACGCCGACGCCGACCTGGTGGTGGCAGACAAGCCGCACTTCCTCTCGGTGATGCCGGCCGGCGAGTACGTTGAGGAAACCCTGCAGGCGCGTCTGACCCGGCGCCTGGGCAATCCGCATCTGGTGCCGCTGCACCGCATCGACCGGCACACCGCCGGCCTGGTGCTGTTCTCCGCCAACCCGCAAACGCGTGGGCGCTACCAGGCGCTGTTCCGCGAGCGGCAGATCGACAAACGCTACGAGGCAATTGCCCCGGCGCTGCCCGAGCTGGAGTTTCCCTTACAGCGCGCCACACGTCTGGTCGCCAGTGAGCCGTTCTTTCGCATGCAGGAAGGGCCAGGCGAGCCGAACACCGAAACCCGAATCGAGGTCATCGAACGCAATGGCGCGCTATGGCGCTACCGGCTGTTCCCGGTCACCGGCAAGAAACACCAGCTGCGCGTGCACATGGCGGCGCTGGGTGCCGGCATCTGCAACGACACCTTCTACCCATCCCTGCGCGATGAGCGCGACGAGGCCGACGACTACAGCCGCCCGCTGAAGCTGCTGGCCCAAGCGCTGGACTTCGTCGACCCGCTGAGCGGCGAGCCGCGCCACTTCGAGAGCGGCCTGACACTGGACTGGCCGACGCTTTGA
- a CDS encoding DNA-3-methyladenine glycosylase family protein, whose amino-acid sequence MTDAYQQAIYHLSAADPDLARLIEQVGPCLHETKAAREPYEALVRAVAYQQLHVRAGDAMIARLLALFPEAAFPSAEQLLLTAPETLRACGFSGRKIETIHGIAAGVASGLVPSLQEAMTLSDAELIARLVSLRGIGRWTVEMLLIYTLERMDILPVDDFGVREGYRFIKALPRAPTPRELLAATQSWGPHRTVAAWYLWRVPALPDYRKLGR is encoded by the coding sequence ATGACCGACGCCTATCAGCAAGCCATCTACCACCTGAGCGCCGCCGACCCTGACCTGGCGCGGCTGATCGAACAGGTCGGCCCCTGCCTGCACGAGACCAAGGCTGCCCGCGAGCCCTACGAGGCACTGGTACGCGCGGTGGCCTATCAGCAGCTGCACGTGCGCGCCGGCGACGCGATGATCGCCCGGCTGCTGGCACTGTTTCCCGAGGCGGCGTTCCCGAGTGCCGAACAACTGTTGCTGACCGCGCCGGAAACCCTGCGCGCCTGCGGCTTCTCCGGGCGCAAGATCGAGACCATCCACGGCATCGCTGCCGGTGTGGCGAGCGGCCTGGTGCCGTCGTTGCAGGAGGCGATGACACTGAGCGACGCCGAGCTGATCGCGCGGCTGGTTTCGCTGCGCGGCATCGGCCGTTGGACCGTGGAGATGCTGCTGATCTACACCCTGGAGCGCATGGACATCCTGCCGGTGGATGACTTCGGCGTGCGCGAGGGCTACCGCTTCATCAAGGCGCTGCCCCGCGCACCGACCCCGCGCGAGCTGCTCGCCGCCACGCAGAGCTGGGGCCCGCACCGTACGGTCGCGGCCTGGTACCTGTGGCGCGTGCCGGCACTGCCCGACTACCGCAAGCTGGGGCGCTGA